The following coding sequences lie in one Apium graveolens cultivar Ventura chromosome 3, ASM990537v1, whole genome shotgun sequence genomic window:
- the LOC141713134 gene encoding replication protein A 70 kDa DNA-binding subunit B-like: protein MVNTVSPDAISLIMANPSPDSSSSEFPEIVVQVLDLKLTGNSRFRFVANDGKMKLDGMFPSSLSNEVNSGNIQNLGLIRILDYTLNDIPLKNKKYLIVTKCEVVSPLLEAEIVDEVKNEETGILKKPKLDLEVNNMQGLGIVLKPKQEMFTKSAAQIVHEQTGNMAPSARMAMTRRVHPLVSLNPYQGNWTIKVRLTNKGNMRNYKNARGEGCVFNVELTDEDGTQIQATMFNESAKKFYDRFQLGKAYYISKGTLRVANKQFKTVQNDYEMTLNENSVVEEAIEEGTFIPETKFNFVPIDQLGPYVNNSELVDVIGVVQSVSPTMSIRRKSNNENIPKRDITIADESKKTVVVSLWNDLATTVGQELLDIADQSPVVAMKSLKVGDFQGVSLSALSRTVILVNPETSESKKLKSWYDSEGKGSPMASVGTGLSPSSKSGGRSLYADRVSLSYITSNPSFGEEKPVFFSTKGYISFIKPDQSMWYRACKTCNKKVTEAIGSGFWCEGCQKNDDECNLRYIMVAKVADASGEALLSFFNDQAETVVGCSAEELDKLKSQDGDGSSYQMKLKEATWVPHLFRVSVVPQEYNNEKRQRITVRTVAPVDYAAESRFLLEEIAKMKAS, encoded by the exons ATGGTGAATACAGTGAGCCCAGATGCAATCTCACTGATTATGGCTAACCCGTCTCCAGATTCATCTTCTTCGGAGTTTCCAGAAATTGTTGTTCAAGTTCTTGATCTTAAACTTACTGGCAATAGCCGCTTCag GTTTGTAGCTAATGATGGGAAGATGAAGCTTGATGGAATGTTTCCATCTAGCTTGTCGAATGAAGTTAACTCCGGGAACATTCAGAACTTGGGACTTATTCGTATTCTTGATTATACTCTTAATGACATTCCTCTCAAGAATAAAAA GTACCTGATTGTAACAAAATGTGAGGTTGTGTCTCCTCTGCTTGAAGCTGAAATTGTCGATGAGgtgaaaaatgaagaaacagggATTCTGAAGAAGCCCAAACTGGACTTGGAGGTCAATAATATGCAAGGTCTTGGAATTGTTTTAAAACCAAAGCAAGAAATGTTCACGAAATCAGCTGCACAAATAGTTCATGAACAAACTGGAAA TATGGCCCCTTCTGCGCGAATGGCAATGACACGGAGAGTTCATCCACTTGTTTCTTTGAATCCGTATCAAGGAAACTGGACCATAAAGGTTCGGCTAACAAACAAAGGAAACATGCGCAACTATAAGAATGCTAGAGGGGAAGGTTGTGTTTTCAATGTAGAGTTGACAGATGAAGAT GGTACACAAATTCAAGCAACAATGTTCAATGAGTCTGCAAAGAAGTTCTACGACAGGTTTCAACTTGGAAAGGCTTATTACATATCAAAGGGAACTCTAAGAGTTGCTAACAAGCAGTTCAAGACTGTACAGAATGATTATGAGATGACCTTGAATGAAAATTCAGTGGTGGAGGAGGCAATTGAAGAAGGAACTTTCATTCCTGAAACAAAATTTAATTTTGTTCCTATTGACCAGTTGGGACCATATGTCAATAACTCTGAGCTTGTGG ATGTTATTGGTGTGGTGCAAAGTGTATCCCCTACCATGAGTATACGGAGAAAAAGCAATAATGAGAATATCCCTAAACGTGACATAACTATTGCAGATGAGAG TAAGAAGACTGTTGTTGTGTCATTGTGGAATGATCTTGCTACTACTGTTGGACAAGAACTGTTGGATATTGCTGATCAATCTCCTGTAGTTGCAATGAAATCCTTAAAAGTTGGGGACTTTCAAG GTGTGTCGTTGTCCGCATTGAGCAGAACTGTTATTTTGGTGAATCCAGAGACATCCGAATCGAAAAAGTTGAAATCCTG GTATGATTCTGAAGGTAAAGGAAGTCCAATGGCTTCTGTAGGCACTGGCTTGAGCCCGTCTTCCAAGAGTGGAGGTCGATCTTTGTATGCTGATAGAGTATCTCTTTCATACATTACATCTAACCCATCCTTTGGTGAAGAGAAG CCTGTATTTTTCAGTACCAAGGGTTACATAAGCTTTATCAAGCCAGATCAGTCAATGTGGTATCGAGCTTGCAAGACATGCAACAAGAAGGTTACTGAAGCTATCGGGTCTGGATTTTGGTGTGAAGGATGCCAAAAGAATGATGATGAATGCAATTTGAG GTATATTATGGTTGCAAAAGTTGCTGATGCAAGTGGTGAGGCCTTGCTCTCTTTTTTCAATGATCAAGCTGAAACTGTAGTTGGCTGCTCTGCAGAGGAGCTTGACAAGTTAAAATCACAG GATGGAGATGGAAGTTCGTATCAAATGAAATTGAAAGAAGCTACATGGGTGCCTCACCTGTTCCGAGTAAGTGTTGTCCCACAGGAATACAACAATGAGAAGCGACAAAGAATAACTGTCCGAACTGTTGCTCCTGTTGATTACGCAGCTGAGTCCAGATTTTTGCTGGAAGAGATTGCAAAAATGAAAGCTTCTTAA
- the LOC141713133 gene encoding glycerophosphodiester phosphodiesterase GDPD6: MVSFSIAPLIFLLLLLGCSARPLYPLPSRRNDKTKQPLQTFRPYNVAHRGSNGEIPEETAAAYKRAIEEGTDFIETDVLASKDGALICFHDVILDDTTDVAEHKKFATRKRTYDVQGVNTTGYFTVDFTLDELKSLRVKQRFSFRDQQYNGKFSIITFEEFVSIALDAPRVVGIYPEIKNPVLINQHVKWPGGKKFEDKFVETLVKYGYKGSYLSKHWLKQPAFIQSFAPTSLIYISNQTDLPKIFLIDDVNVPCQDTNQTFAEITSDSYLDFIKEYIVGIGPWKDTLVTVSNNYVQTPNDLVARAHAHDLQVHPYTFRNENMFLHYNYSQDPYLEYDYWINKVGVDGLFTDFTGSLHRYQEWTSPAISDEDASTLLQKIASMISKYRN, from the exons ATGGTTTCATTCA GTATTGCCCCTTTAATCTTTCTGCTACTCCTTCTTGGATGTTCTGCACGACCTCTTTATCCACTCCCTAGCAGAAGAAATGATAAAACTAAACAGCCCCTCCAAACTTTCCGTCCCTATAATGTAGCACACCGTGGCTCAAACGGGGAAATTCCTGAAGAAACTGCTGCTGCATACAAG AGAGCAATTGAAGAGGGTACAGACTTCATAGAAACAGATGTCCTAGCCTCCAAAGATGGTGCACTTATATGCTTCCATGATGTAATCCTTGATGATACGACTGATGTAGCTGAACACAAGAAGTTTGCAACACGAAAAAGGACGTATGATGTGCAAGGGGTCAACACCACTGGCTATTTTACTGTTGATTTCACTCTTGACGAACTGAAATCATTAAGGGTGAAGCAGAGATTCTCGTTTCGGGATCAACAATATAATG GAAAATTTTCTATAATTACTTTTGAAGAGTTTGTCTCAATTGCACTGGATGCACCTAGAGTCGTTGGGATATATCCAGAAATTAAGAATCCGGTCTTGATCAACCAGCAT GTAAAATGGCCTGGTGGTAAGAAATTCGAAGACAAGTTTGTTGAGACACTTGTGAAGTATGGATACAAAGGTTCATATCTGTCAAAGCACTGGTTGAAACAACCTGCATTTATCCAGTCCTTCGCTCCCACATCACTTATTTATATATCAAACCAGACCGATTTGCCTAAAATCTTCTTGATTGATGATGTAAATGTTCCATGTCAAGACACAAATCAG ACATTTGCTGAAATTACTTCTGATAGTTACCTTGACTTCATAAAAGAATACATAGTGGGGATTGGACCTTGGAAGGATACGCTGGTAACTGTCTCAAATAATTATGTGCAGACACCTAACGACCTTGTTGCTAGAGCACATGCTCATGACTTGCAG GTCCACCCATACACTTTTCGGAATGAAAATATGTTCTTGCATTACAACTACAGTCAAGATCCATATCTCGAATACGATTACTGGATAAACAAAGTAGGAGTTGATGGTCTCTTTACCGACTTCACCGGTAGCCTCCACAGATACCAAGAATGGACCTCTCCTGCCATTTCTGATGAGGATGCATCGACCTTATTGCAGAAGATTGCATCGATGATCTCAAAGTATAGGAATTAG
- the LOC141714844 gene encoding uncharacterized protein LOC141714844 translates to MATCSRGVLESRGSNREVVDSIFRVGSLNVGTLTGKFLELVDGLKKRHVDAICVQEIMWKSAKTKESNKFKLWHSGVVTNMNGVGIMLRTQLRNNIVVVIRFNDRVMMIKLVVDVVVVNIVGAYAPHAGLGDKEKKILLRLFR, encoded by the coding sequence ATGGCAACTTGTAGTCGTGGTGTTTTGGAGAGTAGAGGGAGTAATAGGGAGGTTGTTGATTCTATCTTCAGGGTAGGTTCTTTGAATGTAGGCACTCTTACTGGGAAGTTTTTGGAACTTGTAGATGGCTTAAAGAAAAGACATGTTGATGCAATTTGTGTGCAAGAGATTATGTGGAAGAGTGCTAAGACAAAGGAATCCAATAAATTTAAACTATGGCATTCAGGTGTTGTAACCAATATGAATGGTGTTGGTATTATGTTACGTACACAATTGAGGAATAATATAGTGGTGGTGATTCGATTTAATGATAGGGTGATGATGATTAAACTAGTTGTGGATGTTGTGGTTGTTAATATTGTTGGTGCCTACGCTCCACATGCTGGTTTGGGAGATAAGGAGAAAAAAATTCTTCTGAGATTGTTTAGATGA
- the LOC141713132 gene encoding uncharacterized protein LOC141713132: MALSIQSMAAQKPLPSVAKTVAPKKATTSSSSIKLLTRVQQLKLLTKAEKAGLLSAAEDFGLSLSSIEKLGLLSKAEELGVLSAATDPGTPSALLNLSLGLLLVGPLCAYLVPEDYPWEAGLQVAVALLCVVGGSAAFAASNFVSNLQKSN; encoded by the exons ATGGCTCTTTCAATTCAATCCATGGCTGCCCAGAAACCCCTTCCTTCAGTTGCTAAAACTGTTGCTCCAAAAAAG GCCacaacatcatcatcatcaatcAAGCTTTTGACAAGAGTGCAACAATTGAAACTTCTAACAAAAGCGGAGAAAGCTGGATTACTTTCGGCGGCAGAGGACTTTGGACTATCACTTTCGTCGATAGAGAAACTTGGTCTCCTCTCTAAAGCTGAAGAACTTGGAGTCCTTTCAGCAGCAACTGATCCCGGAACCCCGTCTGCACTCTTGAACCTGAGCCTGGGATTGCTACTTGTAGGTCCTCTGTGTGCTTACTTAGTGCCAGAAGATTATCCCTGGGAAGCAGGGTTGCAAGTTGCTGTCGCCCTGCTCTGTGTAGTCGGTGGATCTGCTGCTTTTGCAGCATCAAATTTTGTATCTAATTTGCAGaaatcaaactga